In Myxococcus stipitatus, the following are encoded in one genomic region:
- a CDS encoding BatA and WFA domain-containing protein, translating into MSFGFPWGLLALGALVPLVAAYFLRRKQKPVVVSALFLWRTPRPRAEAGPRWERFTREVSLLLEVLALIAAALYLADVRLGETAQVRHLVLVVDGSLSMSARGPEGVTVLELARREVARRVEEASATHVTLLASGASARVLAGPAAEPSRALAALESFEARGADHDPLPTLLWAQELAGPGAQVAFFTDAAPAEGLVLPGLVRWTALGAPHDNVALISAQRKDDGGTATVTLRVARFGAGPESVAVRMRALPGAGAKQGTERVEQVALTGEEATPVRFTFQNAGDVEVSLPEDALPEDGRVLLRASPVRPVAVSLAQGMGALERDAVERFLKASPEAMRVAETGEVLLIGPRGTDAKVTLGSTGKSRTFVGPFFTEKGHPLMDDVQLAGVRWSAGENPPGHPIVTAGDAVLVSEEGDGRIHLNVDLARSNVQRVSAWPVLMSNLVRQARRSREGFARRQLTLGEPLQVVTLPGERYSLVGPEGSKPVFGAGAVSLPPPAAPGSYVLEREGDTVDTAEVLALDARESELRGRGSAEVAAREAGAEDERTKTSDRARWPLVILLLALMGDFYVTRRVS; encoded by the coding sequence GTGAGCTTCGGCTTCCCGTGGGGCTTGCTGGCGCTGGGGGCGCTCGTGCCGCTGGTGGCGGCGTACTTCCTGCGGCGCAAGCAGAAGCCCGTGGTGGTGAGCGCGCTGTTCCTCTGGCGCACGCCTCGGCCTCGCGCGGAGGCGGGGCCTCGGTGGGAGCGCTTCACGCGGGAGGTGTCGCTGCTGCTGGAGGTGTTGGCGCTCATCGCGGCGGCGCTGTACCTGGCGGACGTGCGCTTGGGAGAGACGGCGCAGGTCCGGCATCTGGTGCTCGTGGTGGATGGGAGTCTGTCCATGTCCGCGCGAGGGCCGGAGGGCGTCACGGTGTTGGAGCTCGCGCGGCGCGAGGTGGCCAGGCGCGTGGAAGAGGCCTCCGCGACACACGTGACGCTGCTGGCGTCGGGTGCGTCCGCGCGGGTGCTCGCGGGGCCAGCGGCGGAGCCGTCGCGTGCGTTGGCGGCGCTGGAGTCCTTCGAGGCGCGAGGCGCGGACCACGACCCATTGCCGACGTTGTTGTGGGCCCAGGAGCTCGCGGGGCCGGGCGCGCAGGTCGCCTTCTTCACGGACGCGGCTCCGGCGGAGGGGCTCGTGTTGCCGGGGCTGGTGCGCTGGACGGCGCTGGGGGCGCCTCACGACAACGTGGCGCTCATCTCAGCGCAGCGCAAGGACGACGGTGGCACGGCGACGGTGACGTTGCGCGTGGCTCGCTTCGGCGCGGGGCCTGAGTCGGTGGCGGTGCGGATGCGAGCACTTCCGGGCGCGGGTGCGAAGCAGGGCACGGAGCGTGTGGAGCAGGTGGCGCTCACGGGCGAGGAGGCGACTCCGGTTCGCTTCACGTTCCAGAACGCGGGGGACGTCGAGGTCTCGCTCCCGGAGGATGCTCTCCCGGAGGATGGGCGTGTGTTGCTGCGGGCCTCTCCCGTGCGGCCGGTGGCGGTGAGTCTTGCGCAGGGGATGGGGGCGCTCGAGCGCGACGCGGTGGAGCGGTTCCTCAAGGCTTCGCCAGAGGCGATGCGCGTCGCGGAGACCGGGGAGGTGTTGCTCATCGGTCCTCGAGGCACCGATGCGAAGGTGACGCTGGGGTCCACGGGCAAGTCGCGCACGTTCGTGGGGCCGTTCTTCACGGAGAAGGGGCATCCGTTGATGGACGACGTGCAACTCGCGGGAGTGCGGTGGTCGGCGGGAGAGAATCCTCCGGGGCACCCCATCGTCACCGCGGGTGACGCGGTGCTCGTGTCCGAGGAGGGTGATGGTCGCATCCACCTCAACGTGGACCTGGCGCGCTCGAACGTGCAGCGGGTGTCCGCATGGCCCGTGTTGATGAGCAACCTGGTGCGCCAGGCGCGCCGCTCTCGGGAGGGCTTCGCGCGACGGCAGCTCACCTTGGGCGAGCCGCTCCAGGTGGTGACATTGCCAGGCGAGCGCTACTCGCTGGTGGGGCCGGAGGGGAGCAAGCCGGTCTTCGGTGCGGGAGCGGTGAGCCTGCCTCCGCCGGCGGCGCCGGGAAGCTATGTGCTGGAGCGGGAGGGGGACACGGTGGACACGGCGGAGGTCCTGGCTTTGGACGCGCGTGAGTCGGAGCTGCGCGGACGCGGGAGCGCGGAGGTCGCCGCGCGCGAGGCGGGCGCGGAGGACGAGCGCACCAAGACTTCGGACCGTGCGCGGTGGCCGTTGGTGATTCTGCTCCTGGCGTTGATGGGGGACTTCTACGTCACGAGGCGGGTGTCATGA
- a CDS encoding VWA domain-containing protein gives MTFSLPQAWLLLLPLGLFLWMYGRRPGPPMWLRGALLVLTVGALSGPELRRKDAGSDVVVVVDRSASMPRDVDRTAQELVSHLERERRPGDRVGVIAFGREARVEQSLSAAGGFGGFTRTVDTEASDLSSALDAANALIPRERTGRVLVLSDGRATGSDARGAARRLAARGIAVDWRQLSRPEPPLDVAVVSLEVPASVGVREPFQFSAMVHASAAVTGTVRLERNGRVLVKGPFNFQPGANVLPLRDLVEEPGLMRYQLVIETPGDGVPENDRGVAVLRVEGPRRVMLLTHQPKGTLAQALLAAGLLLEVRAPFRLTLDDLDGVGAVVLENVDANTLGEPGLNALASYVEQAGGGLVMTGGRESFGEGGYRRSPVEPLLPVSLEMREEQRRASIAMSILMDCSCSMGANVPDGRTKMELAAEGVVGALGLLNPEDEASVHMVDTETHEIFPLSPVNAGLPYDKVARGFSGGGGIYVGEALRSGRTQILKSEKATRHVLLFADAADSEEPDDYRATLAALQSESVTVSVIGLGTPKDSDAELLRDVARRGGGRVYFAEDAMSLPRVFSQETLAIARATFIDEPVSMEGAPDLPLLGRLSSEGLPQVGGYNLTYLRPQANVALRTLDTHAAPVLAMWTRGAGRAVAFTAEVDGPFTGELRQWGSLRAALEAMVRWSMAGASPLGDAVVRSERRGHVLRVTLDLPPEAPMPGALPTLALLSGDGKSSPVELPMRWEDEDRLVAEVPLEGSGTWHPVVRVGTRALRAPPVALPYSPEFEPGSPKEGLALLRSIAAVGGGVERLSMTGLFAEAPESEGNRALGPWLVSLAVALLLAEVAVRRFLSAPRQRAVARAAPGASTVAGTSFTPVGAPVRGEAAAKAPGPVPATEETAPTATAPSPASEADARPRESGVDSALEAARARSRRRLDR, from the coding sequence ATGACCTTCTCGCTCCCTCAGGCGTGGTTGCTGTTGCTTCCGTTGGGGCTCTTCCTCTGGATGTACGGCCGGAGGCCCGGGCCTCCCATGTGGTTGCGGGGCGCGCTGTTGGTGCTCACGGTGGGGGCGCTCTCGGGGCCGGAGCTGCGGAGGAAGGACGCGGGCAGTGACGTGGTGGTCGTGGTGGACCGCTCCGCGTCGATGCCTCGGGATGTGGACCGCACGGCGCAGGAGCTCGTTTCGCATCTGGAGAGGGAGCGTCGCCCGGGGGACCGGGTGGGCGTCATCGCGTTCGGCCGCGAAGCGAGGGTGGAGCAGTCCTTGTCCGCGGCGGGGGGCTTTGGCGGCTTCACGCGGACGGTGGACACGGAGGCCTCGGACCTGTCCTCCGCGCTGGATGCGGCGAATGCGCTCATCCCGAGGGAGCGCACGGGGCGGGTGCTCGTGCTCTCCGATGGACGGGCCACGGGCTCGGATGCGCGAGGCGCCGCGCGCAGGCTCGCGGCACGAGGTATCGCCGTGGACTGGCGCCAGCTCTCACGCCCCGAGCCTCCGCTGGATGTAGCGGTGGTCTCGCTGGAGGTCCCGGCGAGTGTGGGAGTACGTGAGCCCTTTCAGTTCTCGGCGATGGTGCATGCGTCGGCGGCCGTCACGGGGACGGTGCGCCTGGAGCGCAACGGGCGCGTGTTGGTGAAGGGCCCCTTCAACTTCCAGCCAGGGGCCAACGTGTTGCCGCTGAGGGACCTGGTCGAGGAGCCGGGGCTCATGCGGTATCAGCTCGTCATCGAGACGCCGGGTGATGGCGTGCCGGAGAACGACCGGGGCGTCGCGGTGCTGCGAGTCGAGGGGCCTCGGCGCGTGATGCTGCTGACGCATCAGCCGAAGGGAACGCTCGCGCAGGCGCTCCTGGCGGCGGGCTTGTTGCTGGAGGTCCGCGCGCCCTTCCGGCTCACGCTGGACGACCTGGATGGCGTGGGCGCTGTCGTGCTGGAGAACGTGGATGCGAACACATTGGGGGAGCCGGGCCTCAATGCACTCGCGTCGTATGTGGAGCAGGCGGGTGGTGGACTGGTGATGACGGGAGGGCGCGAGAGTTTTGGTGAAGGGGGCTATCGCCGCTCGCCGGTGGAGCCGTTGTTGCCGGTGTCGTTGGAGATGCGCGAGGAGCAGCGGCGTGCGTCCATCGCCATGAGCATCCTCATGGACTGTTCATGCTCCATGGGGGCGAACGTGCCGGATGGGCGTACGAAGATGGAGCTGGCGGCGGAGGGGGTGGTCGGGGCGCTCGGGCTGCTCAATCCGGAGGACGAAGCCTCCGTGCACATGGTGGACACGGAGACGCACGAAATCTTCCCGCTCAGTCCCGTGAATGCCGGGCTGCCTTACGACAAGGTGGCGCGGGGGTTCAGCGGAGGCGGTGGCATCTACGTGGGTGAGGCCCTGCGCTCGGGCCGCACGCAGATTCTCAAGAGTGAGAAGGCCACGCGTCACGTCTTGCTCTTCGCCGACGCGGCTGACTCCGAGGAGCCGGATGACTACCGCGCCACGCTGGCCGCGCTGCAAAGCGAGTCCGTGACGGTGTCGGTGATTGGGTTGGGGACGCCCAAGGATTCGGACGCGGAGCTGTTGAGGGACGTCGCCCGGCGAGGAGGAGGACGCGTCTACTTCGCGGAGGACGCGATGAGCCTGCCGCGAGTCTTCAGCCAGGAGACGCTGGCGATTGCGCGGGCCACCTTCATCGACGAGCCGGTCTCGATGGAAGGTGCGCCGGACCTGCCGCTCCTGGGTCGGCTGTCGTCCGAGGGATTGCCGCAGGTGGGCGGCTACAACCTCACGTATCTGCGGCCGCAGGCGAACGTGGCGCTGCGCACGCTCGATACACACGCGGCGCCCGTCTTGGCGATGTGGACGCGAGGCGCGGGACGCGCGGTGGCGTTCACGGCGGAGGTGGATGGGCCGTTCACGGGGGAGTTGCGCCAGTGGGGTTCGTTGAGGGCGGCGCTGGAGGCGATGGTGCGCTGGTCGATGGCGGGGGCTTCTCCGCTCGGGGATGCGGTGGTGCGTTCAGAGCGGCGCGGGCATGTGCTGCGCGTGACGTTGGACCTGCCGCCCGAGGCGCCGATGCCCGGAGCGTTGCCCACGTTGGCGCTGCTGTCGGGTGACGGGAAGTCATCGCCGGTGGAGTTACCGATGCGATGGGAGGACGAGGACCGGCTGGTGGCGGAAGTGCCACTGGAGGGGAGTGGGACGTGGCATCCGGTGGTGCGAGTGGGCACGCGAGCCCTGCGAGCGCCACCTGTCGCGTTGCCCTATTCCCCGGAGTTCGAGCCGGGAAGTCCGAAGGAAGGGCTCGCCTTGCTGCGCTCCATCGCGGCCGTGGGCGGAGGCGTGGAGCGGCTGTCGATGACGGGCCTCTTCGCGGAGGCTCCCGAGTCGGAGGGCAACCGCGCGCTGGGCCCGTGGTTGGTGTCGCTGGCCGTGGCGCTGTTGCTCGCGGAGGTGGCGGTGCGACGGTTCCTCTCCGCGCCTCGGCAGCGGGCCGTGGCGCGCGCGGCGCCGGGAGCCTCGACGGTGGCGGGGACTTCGTTCACGCCGGTTGGGGCACCCGTGCGCGGGGAGGCCGCGGCGAAGGCGCCGGGACCCGTTCCGGCGACCGAGGAGACCGCTCCAACGGCAACTGCTCCGAGTCCAGCGAGTGAGGCCGACGCCAGGCCACGGGAGAGTGGAGTGGACTCCGCGCTCGAAGCTGCGCGTGCGCGCTCACGTCGACGTTTGGACCGGTAA